A genomic segment from Asterias amurensis chromosome 6, ASM3211899v1 encodes:
- the LOC139938387 gene encoding translation initiation factor eIF2B subunit alpha-like — protein MNKEDALKYFQQCMEENPEISCAVAAIRTLIEYLKRSQAGTLAGLRESLKGCINWLMETDNSATSISSGCELFLRFITLAALDQMNFQECKNILVERGKLYLQKVAGSRDKIASLGEPFIRDGCSVLTHSHSRVVLKMFQEAADAKKRFNVFITQSCPDKSGEKMARKLREAGIPVIVILDAAAGYIMENVDLVLVGAEGVVESGGIINKIGTYQIAMSAKIANKPFYVVVESFKFVRGIYPLNQQDIPDEYKFHAAELKSKKDLNEAHPLIDYTPPVYITLLFTDLGVLTPSAISDELIKLYC, from the exons ATGAACAAGGAGG ATGCCCTGAAGTATTTCCAGCAGTGCATGGAGGAGAACCCTGAGATTTCATGTGCAGTGGCAGCTATCCGTACACTCATTGAATATCTCAAACGCAGTCAAG CTGGGACCCTCGCCGGTCTAAGAGAGAGCTTAAAGGGCTGCATCAATTGGCTGATGGAGACGGATAACTCGGCCACCTCAATATCTTCAGGATGTGAACTCTTTCTTAGGTTTATTACTCTTGCAGCTTTGGATCAAATG AATTTTCAAGAATGCAAGAACATCTTAGTCGAGAGAGGGAAACTGTATCTACAGAAAGTCGCTGGATCGAGAGATAAAATTGCCAGTTTGGGAGAGCCTTTCATCAGAGATGGATGT AGTGTCTTGACACATTCGCATTCTCGTGTCGTCTTGAAGATGTTCCAGGAAGCAGCGGACGCAAAGAAAAGATTCAACGTCTTCATCACACAGTCATGTCCTGATAAATCAGG GGAGAAAATGGCGAGGAAACTTCGAGAGGCCGGAATACCAGTCATTGTCATTCTTGACGCTGCAGCTGG GTATATAATGGAGAATGTGGATCTAGTTTTGGTTGGAGCTGAGGGAGTAGTAGAGAGTGGGGGTATTATTAACAAG ATTGGAACTTACCAGATTGCGATGAGTGCAAAGATAGCAAATAAGCCGTTTTATGTCGTCGTAGAAAGCTTCAAATTTGTGCGAGGTATCTACCCCCTTAATCAGCAAGATATTCCAGATGAATATAAG TTCCATGCCGCAGAGCTGAAATCCAAGAAGGACCTCAATGAAGCTCATCCCTTAATTGATTATACACCACCTGTTTACATCACCCTACTCTTCACTGACTTGGGTGTTTTAACTCCTTCGGCTATCAGCGATGAACTCATTAAGCTGTATTGTTGA